One part of the Desulfurobacterium pacificum genome encodes these proteins:
- a CDS encoding ferritin-like domain-containing protein, giving the protein MKRREILKILFGSLTSFVIPVKAPAEQIFNTTTFINLCNLAISHEYGAIIQYINHAGLINQKKIKNVLLSNMRDEIYHARRITEILIKEGATPTVAMWPPQTGKNLKQLLEEDISGEEAAIRLYQQILDLKESSKYRDDFQFFLNREITHRSRLVELSNAISR; this is encoded by the coding sequence ATGAAAAGAAGAGAAATCTTAAAAATCCTTTTTGGTAGCCTAACTTCTTTTGTAATACCCGTAAAAGCCCCTGCCGAACAGATATTTAATACTACAACTTTCATTAACCTTTGTAATTTAGCAATTTCCCACGAATACGGAGCAATTATCCAATACATTAATCACGCTGGGTTAATCAATCAGAAAAAAATTAAAAATGTTCTACTCTCAAACATGAGAGATGAGATATACCACGCAAGAAGGATAACTGAAATTCTTATAAAAGAAGGGGCGACTCCAACAGTGGCCATGTGGCCACCTCAAACAGGTAAAAATCTAAAACAGTTGTTAGAAGAAGATATAAGTGGAGAAGAAGCAGCCATAAGACTATACCAACAAATCTTAGATTTAAAAGAATCCTCAAAGTACCGAGATGATTTTCAGTTTTTCTTAAATAGAGAAATAACCCATCGTTCAAGGCTTGTGGAGCTTTCTAATGCAATTTCCCGTTAA
- a CDS encoding FmdB family zinc ribbon protein: protein MPIYEFKCEDCGKEFEKFVVSFSQIDSVKCPECGSSNVKKKVSACSVGGSSTSAGSCTAFG, encoded by the coding sequence ATGCCAATATATGAATTTAAGTGTGAGGATTGTGGGAAAGAGTTTGAAAAATTTGTTGTTTCTTTCTCTCAGATTGATTCTGTGAAGTGTCCTGAATGTGGTTCTAGTAACGTTAAGAAGAAGGTTTCTGCCTGTTCTGTGGGAGGTTCTTCCACTTCTGCTGGAAGCTGTACAGCGTTTGGCTGA
- a CDS encoding nitrous oxide-stimulated promoter family protein gives MPSKIEKEKETIKKMIEIYCWKKHGRERGNLCKDCAELLSYAYKRLDLCPFGEQKPSCKKCPVHCYEETMRRKIKEVMKFSGPRMIVYAPLDWLRHELKERFFYSTSRSS, from the coding sequence ATGCCATCAAAGATAGAAAAAGAGAAAGAGACAATAAAAAAGATGATTGAAATCTACTGCTGGAAAAAACATGGAAGAGAAAGGGGAAATCTTTGTAAGGATTGTGCAGAGTTACTCAGCTACGCCTATAAACGATTGGATTTATGTCCTTTTGGTGAACAGAAACCCTCCTGTAAAAAATGTCCCGTTCATTGTTACGAAGAAACGATGAGAAGAAAAATTAAAGAAGTAATGAAGTTCAGCGGTCCAAGAATGATTGTTTACGCGCCGTTAGACTGGTTAAGACACGAATTAAAAGAACGTTTCTTCTACTCAACTTCCCGTAGCAGTTGA
- the pheA gene encoding prephenate dehydratase — translation MKNLSELREEIDRIDKELLILLNRRAKLAQEVGEIKKKKGLPFYVPGREAKILSHLEELNQGPLPPESIRAIFREIISACRALEEPTKVAFLGPQATFTHLAALRHFGTSSDLRPMDSINEVFDEVDKGRVDYGVVPIENSIEGIVNYTIDMFLDTDLKISGEIFVSVNLHLMSKEPELSKIKRVLSHRHAIAQARKWLSENLPHVEIEEVSSTAKAAEIASKEEGTAAIASEAAALLYDLNILAKNIQELSKNYTRFLVIGKNDSEFPSGRDKTSVMFSTKHVAGALFKALQPFAVYDVNLSKIESRPTKKKPWEYVFFVDIEGHRKEDRVAKALDELKEHCSFFKILGSYPAGFKE, via the coding sequence ATGAAAAACCTCTCAGAACTACGAGAAGAAATAGACAGAATAGATAAAGAGCTGTTAATCCTTTTAAATAGAAGGGCAAAATTAGCCCAAGAAGTAGGCGAAATTAAAAAGAAAAAAGGACTCCCTTTTTACGTTCCAGGTAGAGAAGCCAAAATTCTTTCCCACCTTGAAGAACTCAATCAGGGACCTCTACCACCAGAAAGCATAAGAGCAATATTTAGAGAAATAATCTCCGCCTGCAGAGCTTTAGAAGAACCAACAAAGGTTGCATTTTTAGGACCTCAAGCGACCTTCACCCACTTAGCAGCATTACGCCACTTCGGAACATCTTCAGATTTAAGACCAATGGACTCTATAAACGAAGTTTTTGACGAAGTTGATAAAGGAAGAGTTGACTACGGCGTTGTCCCAATAGAAAACTCTATAGAAGGTATCGTAAACTACACAATAGATATGTTTTTAGACACAGACCTTAAAATAAGCGGCGAAATCTTCGTTTCAGTAAACTTACACCTTATGAGCAAAGAACCCGAATTATCTAAAATAAAAAGAGTTCTTTCCCACCGCCACGCTATAGCACAGGCGAGAAAGTGGTTATCTGAAAATCTACCCCACGTAGAAATAGAAGAGGTTTCAAGTACAGCAAAAGCTGCAGAAATAGCAAGCAAAGAGGAAGGAACTGCAGCAATAGCAAGTGAAGCAGCTGCTCTCCTCTACGACCTCAACATCTTAGCCAAAAACATTCAAGAACTTTCAAAAAACTATACCCGATTTTTAGTTATAGGAAAGAACGATTCAGAATTCCCCTCAGGAAGAGACAAAACGTCCGTAATGTTCAGCACAAAACACGTTGCAGGCGCTCTTTTTAAAGCCTTACAGCCTTTTGCTGTATACGACGTTAACCTGTCAAAGATAGAATCCCGTCCTACAAAGAAAAAACCCTGGGAATACGTATTCTTCGTTGACATAGAAGGTCATAGAAAAGAAGACAGAGTAGCCAAAGCTCTTGATGAACTCAAAGAACACTGCAGTTTCTTCAAAATTTTAGGCTCTTATCCTGCAGGTTTTAAAGAGTAA
- a CDS encoding RNA-guided endonuclease InsQ/TnpB family protein, with product MSRVKEESKFLLTYKFRAYPTVLQEYKLENWLFVLCWLYNYALEERKKVWKEEERTVSYSEQQNNLPKLKKKEPILKFVHSQVLQDTLRRVDKAFQKFFHDLERKKKGEKIKVGYPKKKPIAKCKSLTFPQVWMKQKGKLVPIIKLEKENNRFAYLHLPKIGKLKIRLHREIDWTKAKTVTVKREPSGNWYVCVSVEVDLDQILKEVEEKVEKRAKAVGIDLGVKHLAVTSEKEFIEHPKFLQKLEKRLKREQKKLSRKEKGSINFEKRRKRVAKIHERIKNARRDFLHKLSKYLVDNYDLITFENLDIPALIENNRLAKLILDAGWGTLITFVTYKAVMAGARVVRVNPAYTTQICSVCGQKVPKTLADRIHKCPVCGTELDRDYNASVNILRKGFTHLTGGRVGATQTEACGEGNGGALLKGSVSYPSLKQESPCGSSGWGDNPLPEVPSVRAE from the coding sequence ATGTCCAGAGTCAAAGAAGAAAGTAAATTCCTGCTCACCTATAAATTCAGAGCTTATCCTACTGTTCTGCAAGAGTATAAGTTAGAAAACTGGCTTTTTGTTTTATGCTGGCTCTACAACTATGCACTTGAAGAAAGGAAAAAAGTCTGGAAGGAAGAAGAGAGAACTGTAAGTTATTCAGAACAACAAAATAACCTACCAAAGCTTAAGAAAAAAGAACCGATACTAAAGTTTGTTCATTCTCAAGTCCTTCAAGATACGCTCAGGAGAGTAGATAAAGCATTTCAGAAGTTTTTCCACGATTTAGAGAGGAAGAAGAAAGGAGAGAAAATAAAGGTAGGTTATCCTAAAAAGAAACCGATAGCAAAATGCAAGTCTCTCACATTCCCGCAAGTTTGGATGAAACAAAAAGGAAAGTTAGTTCCGATAATCAAGTTAGAGAAGGAAAATAACCGATTTGCATATCTTCACTTACCTAAGATAGGAAAGCTCAAAATAAGACTCCATAGAGAGATAGACTGGACAAAAGCGAAAACAGTAACGGTAAAGAGAGAACCAAGCGGGAACTGGTATGTATGCGTAAGCGTAGAAGTTGACCTTGACCAGATACTCAAAGAGGTAGAAGAGAAAGTAGAAAAGAGAGCAAAAGCGGTAGGGATAGATTTAGGTGTAAAACACCTTGCGGTAACAAGCGAAAAGGAATTCATAGAGCATCCTAAGTTCTTACAAAAGCTGGAAAAGAGGCTCAAAAGAGAACAAAAAAAGCTCTCCAGAAAAGAAAAAGGAAGCATAAACTTTGAGAAGCGAAGGAAGAGAGTAGCTAAGATACATGAAAGGATAAAGAACGCAAGGAGAGATTTTCTCCATAAGCTATCAAAATACCTTGTTGACAACTATGACTTGATAACCTTTGAGAACCTTGACATACCAGCACTTATAGAGAACAACAGATTAGCTAAACTTATACTTGATGCAGGATGGGGAACACTCATCACCTTTGTCACCTATAAAGCTGTAATGGCGGGGGCAAGGGTAGTAAGAGTGAACCCTGCATACACAACTCAAATTTGTTCTGTATGCGGGCAGAAAGTTCCTAAAACATTAGCAGATAGAATACATAAGTGTCCGGTTTGTGGGACAGAACTTGATAGGGATTACAACGCAAGCGTAAACATACTCAGAAAGGGGTTCACCCACCTTACGGGTGGTAGGGTTGGAGCGACCCAAACTGAAGCCTGTGGAGAGGGCAATGGCGGGGCACTCCTAAAAGGGAGTGTTAGCTATCCCTCGTTGAAACAGGAATCCCCTTGCGGGTCTTCTGGATGGGGAGATAATCCTCTACCAGAAGTTCCGTCCGTAAGGGCGGAGTAG
- a CDS encoding Crp/Fnr family transcriptional regulator, which translates to MERVEALKKIPLLSPLTDSQLSKIASISVEKLYPAGSVIFTPGESAEGFYVLKKGKVKIFKTQRGKEQIIKIFSEPAFFGEAASFTGGKFPAWAEAIEDSEVIFIPRSAFISIMKEDPDITLKLMSVMANRLLYLTNLIESLSLKNALSKVAAYILRNQNDGKLTFKTNLAALELGLTKETVSRMLSKLKSMGAIEKDGNVIKIKNLQLLREVE; encoded by the coding sequence ATGGAGAGAGTTGAAGCTTTGAAAAAAATCCCCCTCCTCTCCCCCCTCACCGACTCCCAGCTCTCAAAAATTGCATCTATTTCAGTTGAAAAGCTGTATCCTGCCGGCAGTGTCATATTTACTCCTGGAGAATCTGCAGAAGGTTTTTACGTTTTAAAGAAAGGAAAAGTAAAAATTTTCAAAACTCAGAGAGGCAAAGAGCAGATAATAAAGATATTTTCAGAACCTGCCTTTTTCGGGGAAGCAGCAAGCTTTACAGGGGGTAAATTCCCCGCTTGGGCGGAAGCTATAGAGGACTCAGAAGTTATATTTATTCCAAGAAGTGCGTTTATCTCCATAATGAAAGAAGACCCCGATATAACCTTGAAACTTATGTCCGTAATGGCGAATAGGCTGCTCTACCTTACTAATTTAATAGAGAGTTTATCGTTGAAGAACGCCCTTTCAAAGGTGGCTGCGTACATACTGAGAAATCAGAACGATGGAAAATTAACCTTTAAAACGAACCTTGCAGCTCTTGAGTTGGGTTTGACTAAAGAAACGGTTTCCAGAATGCTTTCTAAACTTAAATCAATGGGGGCGATAGAGAAAGACGGTAACGTTATCAAAATAAAAAACCTTCAACTGCTACGGGAAGTTGAGTAG
- a CDS encoding NifB/NifX family molybdenum-iron cluster-binding protein has translation MRVAVPILETEVNGRRLVNAHFGKSNLFAVVDTETGKVEVKENPGLHVERGRGIYIAEMFRENGVEAVLVKEMGPGAFDKIRNQLGITVYLIPQNVKFLDEAIEMFKKGELVELLEPNEEEH, from the coding sequence ATGAGAGTGGCGGTGCCGATTTTAGAGACTGAGGTTAACGGCAGGAGGTTGGTCAATGCGCACTTTGGTAAGTCTAACCTTTTTGCCGTAGTTGATACAGAAACAGGAAAAGTTGAAGTGAAGGAAAATCCAGGACTTCACGTAGAGAGAGGAAGAGGTATCTATATTGCAGAAATGTTTAGGGAAAACGGAGTAGAAGCTGTATTGGTTAAAGAGATGGGACCTGGTGCTTTTGATAAGATAAGGAACCAGTTGGGAATAACCGTTTATTTAATTCCGCAAAACGTTAAGTTTTTAGATGAAGCGATTGAAATGTTTAAGAAAGGGGAGCTTGTGGAGCTTTTGGAGCCTAACGAAGAAGAGCATTGA
- the trmD gene encoding tRNA (guanosine(37)-N1)-methyltransferase TrmD: protein MRISVLTVLPGLFDCFLKEGIIGKAVQSEKVKVNVINIRDYAYDKHKVVDDVPYGGGPGMVLKPEPIFRAYDDISKKFGKPFVILTEPWGETFNQEMAVELSKKEHLLIICGRYEGVDERVKTIVDKEVSIGDYVLTGGELPAMVMMDAIIRLIPEVLGNKESLKADSFMDRGLLGYPNYTRPAEYRGLKVPEVLLSGHHKKIEEWRKRESLKRTLKKKPQVIENLLKEGKLTEEEKRLLEEIKKAETPPD, encoded by the coding sequence ATGAGAATTTCCGTTCTCACAGTTCTTCCCGGACTTTTTGACTGTTTTCTCAAAGAAGGAATAATCGGCAAAGCCGTTCAGTCTGAAAAGGTCAAGGTAAATGTTATAAACATCCGAGATTACGCCTACGATAAACACAAAGTGGTTGACGACGTTCCTTACGGCGGCGGTCCCGGAATGGTTTTAAAGCCAGAACCCATTTTCAGAGCTTACGACGATATTTCTAAAAAATTCGGAAAACCTTTTGTAATCCTCACAGAACCCTGGGGAGAAACCTTCAATCAGGAAATGGCAGTAGAACTCTCAAAAAAAGAACACCTTTTGATAATCTGCGGAAGGTACGAAGGCGTTGACGAAAGAGTAAAAACAATCGTGGACAAAGAAGTTTCCATAGGAGATTACGTTCTTACCGGCGGCGAGCTTCCTGCAATGGTAATGATGGACGCAATAATAAGGCTCATACCAGAAGTTTTGGGGAATAAAGAAAGTTTGAAAGCAGATTCTTTTATGGACAGAGGATTGTTGGGTTACCCCAACTACACAAGACCTGCAGAATACAGAGGACTAAAGGTTCCCGAAGTTCTGCTTTCAGGACACCACAAGAAGATAGAGGAGTGGAGAAAGAGAGAATCTCTCAAAAGAACGCTAAAGAAAAAACCCCAAGTTATTGAGAACCTTCTTAAAGAGGGAAAGTTAACAGAAGAAGAAAAAAGGCTGTTGGAAGAGATAAAGAAGGCGGAAACTCCGCCTGACTAA
- the cooS gene encoding anaerobic carbon-monoxide dehydrogenase catalytic subunit, whose product MFGFFKKEEGKEVEIKMPSFHESVNYMYQKVKEAGLSNVADRFEAMEKVRCKFCKEGVSCQLCSMGPCRITPQTPRGVCGIDAHGIVMRNLLIKANMGLAAYTYHCREAALTLLETAKGNTVYEIKDPSKIDLLAEVLEVDTSLPLEKKAEEVAKKVLESLSQNDYSVFVEKLAPESRKEVFRKLGIMPKGPMNELVDSVTRSMTNIDGDYITLALAALRNGVASAFGSLVPLEMIQDALYGTPEPHECQVDFGVLDPDYVNILPNGHEPFVGMALVKLAKDPKFQQMGKEAGAKGLKIVGSIETGQEMMARLNCDDVFAGLTSNWISLEYFLSTGAVDAFVMDMNCSLANLKEYADKYKFKLIAVSNIIGVPGAERLEYKPGNEEKIAEEIIKKAIENFKERKNAPKTDVSKFKQKAVVGFSAEAIVKALGGSLTPLLEVIKSGDIKGVVALVNCTSLANGPQDSMTVKIAKELIKRDILVIGAGCGNAGLQKAGLETMEAVDKYAGSKLAGVCKALGIPPVLSFGTCTDTGRIIMTVVAIANALGVDPSQLPVAVTAPEYMEQKAVIDGFSAVAMGLYTHVSPVPPVTGSDKVVKLLTEEVEGLTGGKIAVGDDPVEAANGIEAHILKKREELGI is encoded by the coding sequence ATGTTCGGATTTTTCAAGAAAGAGGAAGGCAAAGAGGTAGAAATCAAGATGCCTTCGTTCCACGAAAGCGTTAACTACATGTATCAAAAAGTAAAAGAGGCAGGTCTCTCAAACGTAGCCGACAGATTTGAAGCCATGGAAAAGGTTAGATGTAAGTTCTGTAAAGAAGGCGTTTCCTGTCAGCTCTGCTCTATGGGTCCCTGCCGTATAACCCCTCAAACTCCAAGGGGCGTATGTGGGATAGACGCTCACGGAATAGTAATGAGAAACCTGCTGATAAAAGCAAACATGGGACTGGCAGCGTACACCTACCACTGCAGAGAAGCAGCCTTAACGCTCCTTGAAACAGCTAAAGGCAACACAGTTTACGAAATTAAAGACCCTTCAAAGATAGACCTTTTGGCAGAAGTTTTAGAAGTTGATACTTCCTTGCCACTTGAAAAGAAAGCAGAAGAGGTTGCAAAGAAAGTTCTTGAAAGTCTCTCCCAAAACGACTACTCAGTGTTCGTTGAAAAGTTAGCTCCGGAAAGCAGAAAGGAAGTTTTCAGGAAGCTTGGCATTATGCCTAAAGGTCCAATGAATGAATTGGTTGACTCTGTAACTCGTTCAATGACGAACATTGATGGCGACTACATCACTTTAGCTTTGGCAGCGTTGAGAAACGGCGTAGCTTCAGCTTTCGGTAGCTTGGTTCCGCTTGAAATGATTCAAGACGCGCTTTACGGTACTCCTGAACCTCACGAGTGTCAGGTTGACTTTGGTGTTTTAGACCCTGACTACGTAAACATCCTTCCAAACGGTCATGAGCCTTTTGTAGGAATGGCTTTGGTTAAGTTAGCTAAAGACCCTAAGTTCCAGCAGATGGGTAAAGAAGCTGGAGCAAAAGGCTTGAAAATTGTCGGTTCAATAGAAACCGGACAAGAAATGATGGCAAGGCTCAACTGCGATGACGTTTTTGCAGGTTTAACGTCAAACTGGATTTCTCTTGAATACTTCCTCTCAACGGGAGCAGTTGACGCTTTCGTTATGGATATGAACTGCTCTCTCGCAAACCTCAAGGAGTATGCAGATAAGTATAAGTTTAAACTTATTGCAGTTTCCAACATCATCGGCGTTCCGGGAGCAGAAAGGCTTGAGTATAAGCCTGGAAACGAAGAAAAGATAGCAGAAGAAATCATTAAGAAAGCTATTGAAAACTTTAAGGAAAGGAAGAACGCTCCTAAAACTGACGTTTCTAAGTTCAAGCAGAAGGCTGTGGTTGGATTTTCCGCAGAGGCAATCGTAAAAGCTTTAGGCGGCAGTTTAACTCCGCTACTTGAAGTTATAAAGAGTGGCGACATTAAAGGCGTTGTTGCACTGGTTAACTGTACATCTCTTGCAAACGGTCCTCAGGACAGCATGACGGTAAAAATTGCCAAAGAATTAATAAAGAGAGATATCTTAGTAATCGGTGCAGGTTGCGGAAACGCAGGTCTTCAAAAAGCAGGACTTGAAACGATGGAAGCCGTTGATAAGTATGCAGGTTCTAAATTAGCTGGAGTTTGCAAAGCTTTAGGTATTCCACCAGTTCTATCTTTTGGAACCTGTACCGATACAGGAAGGATTATCATGACGGTTGTTGCAATAGCAAACGCTTTAGGCGTTGACCCGTCACAGTTACCAGTTGCAGTTACAGCTCCTGAATATATGGAGCAGAAAGCAGTGATAGACGGCTTTTCTGCAGTAGCAATGGGGCTTTACACCCACGTATCTCCAGTTCCTCCTGTAACAGGTTCTGACAAAGTTGTTAAACTTTTAACTGAAGAAGTTGAAGGTCTTACCGGCGGCAAAATTGCAGTAGGCGATGACCCTGTTGAAGCTGCAAACGGCATAGAAGCTCACATCTTGAAGAAGAGAGAAGAGTTAGGAATTTAA
- the hisB gene encoding imidazoleglycerol-phosphate dehydratase HisB — MREAVIERTTKETSVKILINLDGNGVYEIKTDIPFLTHMLELFSKHSLFNLEVEATGDVDVDHHHLIEDVGIVLGEAFKKALGDKKGINRYGFFTLPMDETLIASAVDLSGRPYFVYKGFPQNATLNGIEFDLFREFWKSFAFSCMCNLHINCHYGLNLHHMAEGTFKCVARALRMAVEINSRETGIPSTKGNL; from the coding sequence TTGAGAGAAGCCGTTATAGAAAGGACAACAAAGGAAACTTCTGTGAAAATACTGATAAACTTGGACGGCAACGGCGTTTATGAAATAAAAACCGACATTCCGTTCCTCACTCACATGCTTGAACTATTCTCAAAACACTCCCTATTCAACCTTGAGGTAGAAGCCACAGGAGATGTAGACGTTGACCACCACCATCTAATAGAAGACGTTGGCATCGTTTTAGGAGAAGCTTTTAAAAAAGCATTAGGCGATAAAAAGGGAATTAACCGCTACGGCTTTTTCACTCTACCTATGGATGAAACCCTAATTGCATCTGCCGTTGACCTTTCCGGAAGACCCTACTTCGTTTATAAAGGCTTCCCTCAAAATGCAACCCTCAATGGAATAGAGTTTGACCTTTTCAGAGAATTCTGGAAATCTTTTGCCTTTTCCTGCATGTGCAACCTACACATTAACTGCCACTACGGACTAAACCTTCACCACATGGCTGAAGGAACCTTTAAATGCGTTGCAAGAGCTCTAAGAATGGCTGTTGAAATAAACAGCAGAGAAACCGGAATCCCTTCAACTAAAGGAAATCTATAA
- the ppa gene encoding inorganic diphosphatase has product MDVKKIPPGKNPPEDIYAVIEIPQGSNIKYEVDKESGAIFVDRFLFTPMFYPANYGFVPNTLADDGDPIDVLVISRQPVVPGSVIRCRPIGVLVMEDESGQDEKILAVPVDKLDLTFTNVKEINDLPEATLNEIKHFFEHYKDLEPGKWVKVKEFKGSDVAKEMIKKAIENYK; this is encoded by the coding sequence ATGGACGTAAAAAAAATCCCCCCCGGCAAAAACCCACCAGAAGATATCTACGCAGTAATAGAAATCCCACAGGGTTCTAACATCAAGTATGAAGTAGATAAAGAGAGCGGCGCTATCTTCGTAGATAGATTCCTCTTCACACCAATGTTCTATCCAGCAAACTACGGTTTCGTTCCAAACACTTTAGCAGATGACGGCGACCCCATTGACGTTTTAGTAATCTCAAGACAGCCTGTAGTTCCGGGAAGCGTAATTAGATGCAGACCCATCGGCGTTTTAGTGATGGAAGATGAGAGCGGACAGGACGAAAAAATATTGGCAGTTCCCGTTGACAAGCTTGACCTTACATTCACAAACGTTAAAGAAATAAACGATTTACCGGAAGCCACACTAAACGAGATAAAACATTTCTTTGAACACTACAAAGACTTAGAACCCGGTAAGTGGGTAAAGGTCAAAGAGTTCAAAGGCAGCGACGTTGCCAAAGAGATGATTAAAAAAGCCATTGAAAACTACAAGTAA
- a CDS encoding HD-GYP domain-containing protein, with product MQFPVKSISGKVFLFFTLITILIFVILGTYVTQLFKQQLKTEFLIRVNAEFQLIKGTSNVEIKDYDYFYLYKFFSYFLQKEPDALYLRIYEFSPSSPLIKAEKENWNKLPWCTKDFLERPCILTKKELIKTNPVPLNLEIAYSTERLYTKLKNIKETFLEFELVLFIAMILLVLLNIHLLKSRIKFIVSSVKSWKKEGIKTLTTQTENDELTSLTDSIKEMYDEIEKERKIDRLLLNLTTKILKASANSSGVLDFFNEVSSILKNELKLDYVKFVRDYTPPPIKKGQKVIKLKENPHTYIVLEGDVPCWNEIKDIVKNIIDSALLSVTERKKGEHLFMSTILALANAIDAMSPWTKGHSERVAKIAVEIGETLGLPEETIRNLQIGGILHDIGKLGIPCSILNKPEPLTPEEYEKIKQHPIIGYKILSPIQELRDVLPIVLYHHERCNGSGYPEGLKCDEIPLPAKIVAVADVIEAMTTERPYKKAYSFEDVLSYLKENAGKDKLFDPEIVKAVDTISEKLKKILKRK from the coding sequence ATGCAATTTCCCGTTAAATCCATATCAGGTAAGGTTTTTTTATTCTTTACACTAATTACAATCTTAATTTTCGTTATACTTGGAACATACGTAACTCAACTCTTCAAACAACAACTTAAAACAGAATTTTTAATTAGAGTAAATGCGGAATTTCAGTTAATAAAAGGAACAAGCAATGTAGAAATAAAAGACTACGATTACTTCTATCTATATAAATTCTTTTCTTACTTTTTGCAAAAAGAACCTGACGCTCTCTATCTACGTATATACGAATTCTCCCCATCATCTCCATTGATAAAAGCAGAAAAGGAAAACTGGAATAAACTACCTTGGTGCACAAAAGACTTCTTAGAAAGACCATGTATACTAACGAAAAAAGAACTTATAAAAACCAACCCTGTACCTTTAAATCTTGAAATTGCTTACTCCACAGAAAGACTATATACAAAGCTAAAGAATATAAAAGAAACTTTCCTGGAGTTTGAACTCGTTCTCTTTATAGCTATGATTCTCCTTGTTTTACTCAATATTCACTTATTAAAAAGCAGAATTAAATTCATTGTCTCTTCTGTAAAGTCCTGGAAAAAGGAAGGCATCAAAACGCTCACAACACAAACAGAAAATGATGAACTCACCTCTCTTACAGACTCAATAAAAGAGATGTACGATGAAATAGAGAAAGAAAGAAAAATAGATAGATTACTCCTAAACCTAACAACAAAAATACTAAAAGCTTCTGCAAACTCTTCTGGTGTCCTTGATTTCTTCAATGAAGTATCTTCTATACTCAAAAACGAATTAAAGTTAGATTACGTCAAATTCGTCAGAGACTATACCCCACCTCCCATCAAAAAAGGTCAAAAGGTTATAAAACTAAAGGAAAATCCCCACACCTACATCGTCCTTGAAGGTGACGTCCCCTGCTGGAACGAGATAAAAGACATTGTAAAAAACATCATTGACTCCGCCCTATTATCTGTAACCGAAAGGAAAAAAGGTGAACACCTCTTTATGTCCACAATACTTGCCCTTGCAAACGCTATAGACGCTATGTCTCCATGGACAAAAGGTCACAGCGAAAGAGTAGCCAAAATAGCAGTAGAAATCGGTGAAACGCTCGGATTACCAGAAGAAACGATAAGAAACCTGCAAATCGGCGGCATTTTACACGACATAGGCAAATTAGGTATTCCCTGTTCCATACTAAACAAACCAGAACCCCTAACTCCCGAAGAGTACGAAAAAATAAAACAACACCCAATAATTGGCTACAAAATTCTCAGCCCAATACAAGAACTCCGTGACGTTCTCCCTATAGTTTTATATCACCATGAAAGGTGTAATGGCTCCGGATATCCAGAAGGCTTAAAGTGTGACGAAATACCTCTACCCGCAAAAATTGTAGCCGTAGCCGACGTTATAGAAGCCATGACGACAGAAAGACCTTACAAAAAAGCCTACTCTTTTGAAGATGTTCTTTCCTATTTGAAAGAAAACGCTGGGAAAGACAAACTTTTTGACCCAGAAATAGTCAAAGCCGTAGACACTATCTCAGAAAAACTCAAGAAAATCCTTAAAAGAAAGTAA
- the rimM gene encoding ribosome maturation factor RimM (Essential for efficient processing of 16S rRNA): MKKKGVKAILERRVKRVFDHKNDVLIGKVVGVHGVKGDVKVKPESDVFERQMESLKEIPIYRGTKKENLKIESMKPYKDLYIIKFEGVNDRTAAEERIGSEIWIDKSNQVELEEGEYYFSDLLGCKVITEDGREIGKIAEILEQPASHVLEVEKTDGKRILIPFIEQFVKEIDLKNKKIVVSLLEGMEE; this comes from the coding sequence ATGAAAAAGAAAGGCGTTAAAGCAATCCTTGAAAGGCGCGTTAAGAGAGTTTTTGACCACAAAAACGACGTCCTCATAGGAAAAGTCGTTGGCGTTCACGGCGTAAAGGGAGACGTAAAAGTTAAACCAGAATCCGATGTATTTGAAAGGCAAATGGAATCGCTAAAAGAGATACCTATTTACAGAGGAACAAAGAAAGAAAACCTCAAGATAGAATCAATGAAACCCTACAAAGACCTCTACATAATAAAGTTTGAAGGGGTAAACGACAGAACAGCTGCAGAAGAGAGAATCGGAAGCGAAATCTGGATAGATAAAAGCAACCAGGTAGAGTTAGAAGAAGGCGAATACTATTTCTCCGACCTTTTAGGCTGCAAAGTTATAACAGAAGATGGAAGAGAAATAGGTAAGATTGCCGAGATACTTGAACAGCCTGCAAGTCACGTATTAGAAGTAGAAAAAACTGATGGAAAAAGAATCCTGATTCCGTTTATAGAGCAGTTTGTAAAAGAGATAGACTTGAAAAACAAGAAGATAGTCGTTTCCCTGCTTGAAGGTATGGAAGAATGA